In one Achromobacter spanius genomic region, the following are encoded:
- a CDS encoding GNAT family N-acetyltransferase, whose product MPPRVNAFQQPIGPDVPGWTPRPRPPLTPITGRYCRLEPLSAERHAADLYRAFSQAPDDSDWTYMGVGPFADEAAYRAFAEAAQAGNDPLHHAIIDLETGRAIGTLALMRIDPANGVIEVGFVSFSRQLKRTRIATEAQFLLMRRAFDELGYRRYEWKCDSLNAPSRQAAARLGFQFEGVFRQATIYKGRSRDTAWFSIIDSEWPALRAAYERWLDPANFDEQGKQRQGLSELTAMEKAACA is encoded by the coding sequence ATGCCACCCCGCGTCAATGCTTTCCAACAACCCATCGGCCCCGACGTACCCGGCTGGACGCCGCGCCCGCGGCCCCCGCTGACCCCGATCACCGGCCGCTACTGCCGGCTGGAACCGCTGTCCGCCGAACGTCATGCGGCGGACTTGTACCGGGCTTTCAGCCAAGCGCCGGACGATAGCGACTGGACCTACATGGGCGTCGGCCCCTTCGCCGACGAAGCCGCGTACCGCGCCTTTGCCGAAGCCGCCCAGGCGGGCAACGATCCGCTGCATCACGCCATCATCGACCTGGAAACGGGTCGGGCCATCGGCACGCTGGCCTTGATGCGCATCGACCCGGCCAATGGCGTCATCGAGGTCGGCTTCGTGTCGTTCTCGCGCCAGCTCAAGCGCACCCGCATCGCTACCGAAGCGCAGTTCCTGCTGATGCGCCGCGCGTTCGACGAGCTGGGTTACCGCCGCTACGAATGGAAGTGCGACAGCCTGAACGCGCCGTCGCGCCAGGCCGCCGCAAGGCTGGGGTTCCAGTTTGAAGGTGTCTTCCGCCAAGCGACGATCTACAAGGGCCGTAGCCGTGACACGGCGTGGTTCTCGATCATCGATAGCGAATGGCCAGCGTTGCGCGCCGCTTACGAGCGCTGGCTGGATCCCGCGAATTTCGACGAGCAAGGCAAGCAGCGCCAGGGGCTGTCCGAACTGACCGCCATGGAAAAAGCCGCGTGCGCCTGA
- a CDS encoding acyl-CoA dehydrogenase, whose amino-acid sequence MTYQAPVKDMLFVLNHLAGLPQVAALPGFEEATPDTAQAVLEESAHFAAEVLAPLNHPADREPSAWRDGAVTTSPGFKQAFRQYTEAGWQGMSHPQEYGGQGLPGLIGSPCSEMLNAANLSFALCPLLTNGAIEALLTAGSPELKTRFIGPMISGQWTGTMNLTEPQAGSDLAMIRTRAQPVGDGTYRLSGTKIFITYGDHDLTENILHLVLARLPDAPEGVKGISLFLVPKFLVNEDGSLGARNDVTCVSIEHKLGIKASPTATLQFGDAGGALGYLVGQENRGLDAMFIMMNAARYAVGVQGIAIADRAYQHALAYAADRVQSRPVDGSARVAVTIIHHPDVRRMLGTMRALTEAGRALAYVTAGHADLAHASPDADERKRHLAIQEFLVPIVKGWCTEMSIDVASLGVQVHGGMGFIEETGAAQYYRDARILTIYEGTTAIQANDLVGRKTLRDGGAVAQGLLEAIRQTETELESRSEPAAGLVLKPLRQARLALANVVDFVLANAASAPNAVFGSAVPYLLLAGTTLAGWQMARALLAGLEHQAEDPEFHQAKIATVQTYALHKLTQAPGLAAVVLGSKDYAVQP is encoded by the coding sequence ATGACGTACCAAGCCCCCGTGAAAGACATGCTGTTTGTGTTGAACCATCTGGCCGGCCTGCCGCAAGTTGCCGCCCTGCCCGGTTTCGAGGAGGCCACGCCCGACACCGCCCAAGCCGTGCTGGAAGAATCCGCCCACTTCGCCGCCGAGGTGCTGGCCCCGCTGAACCACCCGGCCGACCGTGAACCCAGCGCCTGGCGCGACGGCGCCGTCACCACCTCGCCCGGCTTCAAGCAGGCCTTTCGGCAATACACCGAAGCCGGCTGGCAAGGCATGTCGCATCCGCAGGAATACGGTGGCCAGGGCTTGCCCGGGCTGATCGGCTCGCCCTGCTCTGAAATGCTGAACGCCGCCAACCTGTCTTTCGCGCTGTGCCCCTTGCTGACCAACGGCGCCATCGAGGCGTTGTTGACGGCCGGTTCGCCGGAACTGAAAACGCGCTTCATCGGCCCGATGATTTCCGGGCAATGGACCGGCACCATGAACCTGACCGAGCCGCAAGCCGGGTCAGACCTGGCCATGATCCGCACGCGCGCGCAACCGGTGGGCGACGGCACGTATCGCCTGTCCGGCACCAAGATCTTCATCACCTACGGCGACCACGACCTGACCGAGAACATCCTGCATCTGGTGCTGGCGCGCTTGCCCGATGCGCCCGAGGGCGTGAAGGGCATTTCCCTGTTCCTGGTGCCCAAGTTCCTGGTCAACGAAGACGGCTCGCTGGGCGCGCGCAACGACGTCACCTGCGTGTCCATCGAACACAAGCTGGGCATCAAGGCCAGTCCTACCGCCACGCTGCAATTTGGCGACGCGGGCGGCGCGCTGGGCTATCTGGTCGGCCAGGAAAACCGTGGGCTGGACGCCATGTTCATCATGATGAACGCCGCGCGCTACGCGGTGGGCGTGCAAGGCATCGCCATTGCCGACCGCGCCTACCAGCACGCGTTGGCCTATGCCGCCGACCGCGTGCAAAGCCGTCCGGTGGACGGGTCGGCGCGCGTGGCAGTGACCATCATCCATCACCCTGACGTGCGCCGCATGCTGGGCACCATGCGCGCCCTGACCGAGGCCGGCCGCGCGCTGGCTTACGTCACCGCCGGACACGCCGACCTGGCCCACGCCAGCCCCGACGCCGACGAACGCAAGCGCCATCTGGCCATCCAGGAATTCCTGGTGCCCATCGTCAAGGGCTGGTGCACGGAAATGTCCATCGACGTTGCCAGCCTGGGCGTGCAGGTGCATGGCGGCATGGGCTTCATTGAAGAAACCGGCGCGGCGCAGTACTACCGCGATGCCCGCATCCTGACCATCTACGAAGGCACCACCGCCATCCAGGCCAATGACCTGGTCGGCCGCAAGACCCTGCGCGACGGCGGCGCGGTGGCGCAAGGCCTGCTGGAAGCCATCCGCCAGACAGAAACGGAACTGGAATCGCGCAGCGAACCCGCCGCAGGCCTGGTGCTGAAGCCGCTACGCCAGGCCCGTCTGGCGCTGGCCAACGTGGTGGACTTCGTACTGGCCAATGCCGCCAGCGCGCCGAACGCCGTGTTCGGTTCGGCCGTGCCTTATCTGCTGTTGGCGGGCACCACCTTGGCGGGTTGGCAGATGGCGCGCGCGCTCTTGGCCGGCCTAGAACACCAGGCTGAAGACCCTGAATTCCATCAGGCCAAGATCGCCACAGTGCAGACCTATGCCCTGCACAAGCTGACCCAGGCCCCTGGCCTGGCCGCCGTGGTGCTGGGGTCCAAGGACTACGCGGTGCAGCCCTGA
- a CDS encoding aspartate/glutamate racemase family protein, whose translation MNTSPLHIGIVACSAEGAALCYRTLCAEGAQRMGPHAHPEISLHTHSLADYVVCLDQGDLPGVGALMLSSAGKLARAGADFLICPDNTIHQALGHVLPDSPLPWLHIAEEVAAEARARGYRRIGILGTRWLVDSSVYPDKLGAQGLDYLRPTEADRITLASIIMDELVYGEFKPESVARLQGIVERLRDAGCDAVVLGCTELPLVLNDGNCALPTLDSTRILARAALARALAPR comes from the coding sequence ATGAACACTTCCCCCCTGCACATCGGTATCGTCGCCTGCTCCGCCGAGGGCGCTGCGTTGTGCTATCGCACGCTGTGCGCGGAAGGCGCGCAGCGCATGGGGCCGCATGCGCACCCCGAAATCTCCCTGCATACGCATTCGCTGGCGGACTACGTGGTCTGCCTGGACCAGGGCGACCTGCCCGGCGTGGGCGCGTTGATGCTGTCGTCGGCCGGCAAGCTGGCGCGCGCGGGCGCCGACTTCCTGATCTGCCCCGACAACACCATTCACCAGGCGCTGGGCCATGTGCTGCCGGATTCCCCGCTGCCCTGGCTGCATATCGCCGAAGAGGTCGCGGCCGAGGCGCGTGCGCGCGGCTACCGGCGCATCGGCATCCTGGGCACGCGCTGGCTGGTCGACAGCAGCGTCTACCCGGACAAGCTGGGTGCACAGGGGCTGGACTACCTGCGCCCCACCGAAGCAGACCGCATCACGCTGGCCAGCATCATCATGGACGAACTGGTCTATGGCGAATTCAAGCCCGAATCGGTGGCACGGCTGCAAGGCATTGTTGAGCGCCTGCGCGATGCCGGCTGTGATGCCGTGGTGCTGGGCTGCACCGAGTTGCCGCTGGTGCTGAACGATGGCAATTGCGCCCTGCCCACGCTGGATTCCACCCGCATCCTGGCGCGCGCCGCGCTGGCCCGCGCCCTGGCGCCGCGCTGA
- a CDS encoding acyl-CoA synthetase, giving the protein MSSMFDHGLARRDANYTPLTPVDFIARAAEVYGHRLAVVHGQVRRTWGQTYERAQRLANALERAGIKRGDTVAVMLPNIPAMVEAHFGVPMLGAVLNTLNTRLDAPSVLFMLGHGEARALIIDTEYADIAQRARAEFPHLTVISVHDLDGAPATLPGAIDYEAFLADAPARYDWQPPADEWDAIALNYTSGTTGDPKGVVYHYRGAYMNAISNILEWDMPKHAVYLWTLPMFHCNGWCFPWTVAARAGVNVCLRKFDPKTVFDLIRAEGVTHYCGAPIVQSALANAPAELRAGITHTVRTMVAGAAPAPAVIAKMREIGFELTHVYGLTEVYGPAAVCARQEAWDALDDERRAMLTARQGVRYHLQAGVSVRNPDTMQEVPADEQTVGEIMFRGNICMKGYLKNERATDEAFAGGWFHTGDLGVMTPDGYVRIKDRSKDIIISGGENISSIEVEDALYRHPAVAAVAVVAMPDPKWGETPCAFVELKAGSTATAEEIIAHCKLLLAGFKVPRAVRFGELPKTSTGKIQKFELRAAIGATQAIDLAGPSAGTSPDTSADAAPTQDTPNKAA; this is encoded by the coding sequence ATGAGCAGCATGTTCGACCATGGTTTGGCGCGCCGCGACGCCAACTACACCCCCTTGACGCCCGTGGACTTCATTGCCCGCGCGGCGGAAGTCTATGGCCACCGGCTGGCCGTGGTGCACGGCCAGGTACGGCGCACCTGGGGCCAGACCTACGAACGCGCGCAGCGGCTGGCCAATGCATTGGAACGGGCCGGCATCAAGCGCGGCGACACCGTCGCCGTCATGCTGCCCAACATTCCCGCCATGGTCGAAGCCCACTTCGGCGTGCCGATGCTGGGCGCAGTGCTCAACACGCTGAACACCCGGCTGGATGCGCCCAGCGTGCTGTTCATGCTGGGCCACGGCGAAGCCCGCGCGCTGATCATCGACACCGAATACGCCGACATCGCCCAACGCGCCCGCGCCGAATTCCCCCACCTGACGGTTATCTCGGTCCATGACCTGGATGGCGCGCCCGCCACCCTGCCCGGCGCCATCGACTACGAGGCCTTTCTGGCCGACGCTCCCGCCCGCTACGACTGGCAGCCGCCCGCCGACGAATGGGACGCCATTGCACTGAACTACACGTCAGGCACCACCGGCGACCCCAAAGGCGTGGTCTACCACTATCGCGGCGCCTATATGAACGCCATCAGCAACATACTTGAATGGGACATGCCCAAGCACGCGGTCTATCTGTGGACGCTGCCCATGTTCCATTGCAACGGCTGGTGCTTTCCCTGGACCGTCGCCGCGCGCGCGGGCGTGAACGTCTGCCTGCGCAAGTTCGACCCCAAGACGGTATTCGACCTGATCCGCGCCGAAGGCGTCACCCACTACTGCGGCGCGCCCATCGTGCAAAGCGCGCTGGCGAATGCGCCGGCCGAACTGCGCGCGGGCATCACGCACACCGTGCGCACCATGGTGGCGGGCGCCGCGCCGGCACCCGCCGTCATCGCCAAGATGCGCGAGATCGGCTTTGAACTGACCCACGTATATGGCCTGACCGAGGTCTACGGGCCGGCCGCCGTCTGCGCCCGCCAGGAAGCCTGGGACGCGCTGGACGACGAACGCCGCGCCATGCTGACCGCGCGCCAGGGCGTGCGCTACCACTTGCAGGCGGGCGTGTCCGTGCGCAACCCCGACACCATGCAGGAAGTGCCCGCCGACGAGCAGACCGTGGGCGAGATCATGTTCCGCGGCAACATCTGCATGAAGGGCTATCTGAAGAACGAACGCGCCACCGACGAGGCCTTCGCGGGCGGCTGGTTCCACACCGGCGACCTGGGCGTGATGACGCCGGACGGGTATGTGCGCATCAAGGACCGCAGCAAGGACATCATCATCTCGGGCGGCGAAAACATCTCCAGCATCGAAGTCGAAGACGCGCTCTATCGCCACCCCGCCGTGGCGGCCGTGGCCGTGGTGGCCATGCCCGACCCGAAGTGGGGCGAAACGCCGTGCGCCTTTGTCGAACTGAAGGCCGGCAGCACCGCCACCGCCGAAGAGATCATTGCGCATTGCAAGCTGCTGCTGGCGGGCTTCAAGGTGCCGCGCGCGGTGCGCTTCGGTGAACTGCCCAAGACGTCCACCGGCAAGATCCAGAAGTTTGAACTGCGCGCCGCCATCGGCGCGACCCAGGCCATTGACCTGGCCGGCCCGTCGGCAGGCACGTCGCCCGACACTTCCGCCGACGCCGCCCCCACCCAAGACACCCCCAACAAAGCCGCCTGA
- a CDS encoding Crp/Fnr family transcriptional regulator, which yields MSDVSNIVSDAELASLFRACAWFGALEARHQDLVLATSRAEHVANGAWIARRNAPSDYWLGVHTGLLKLAIYNESGRSCTFSGVPRGGWFGEGSVIKRELRKYDVVAIQPSLVLLVPAATFHALLAASLPFSHFVIGQLNDRMGEFIASIQNHRLLDADARVAQSLAQLFNPQLYPSTDLTLAISQEELGFLTGLSRQRVNQALQTLADAGILALAYHQIQVLDLNRLRQFGLDQI from the coding sequence ATGTCCGACGTTTCAAACATTGTTTCCGATGCCGAGCTGGCCAGCCTGTTCCGGGCCTGTGCCTGGTTCGGCGCGCTGGAGGCCCGGCATCAGGATCTGGTGCTGGCCACGTCGCGGGCGGAGCACGTGGCAAACGGGGCCTGGATTGCGCGGCGCAACGCGCCATCGGACTACTGGCTGGGCGTGCATACGGGGCTGCTGAAGCTGGCCATCTATAACGAATCGGGGCGCAGTTGCACGTTTTCCGGCGTGCCGCGTGGCGGCTGGTTTGGCGAGGGCAGCGTCATCAAGCGCGAACTGCGCAAATACGATGTGGTGGCGATCCAGCCGTCGCTGGTGTTGTTGGTGCCGGCCGCGACCTTTCACGCGCTGCTTGCCGCCAGCCTGCCGTTTTCGCATTTCGTCATTGGCCAGTTGAACGACCGCATGGGCGAATTCATTGCGTCCATCCAGAACCACCGCTTGCTGGACGCCGATGCGCGCGTGGCGCAATCCCTGGCGCAGTTGTTCAACCCGCAGTTGTATCCGTCCACCGACCTGACGCTGGCCATTTCGCAGGAAGAACTGGGTTTCCTGACGGGCTTGTCGCGCCAGCGGGTGAACCAGGCTTTGCAGACGCTGGCGGACGCCGGAATCCTGGCGCTGGCGTACCACCAGATCCAGGTGCTGGACCTGAACCGCCTGCGGCAGTTCGGGCTGGACCAGATCTAG
- a CDS encoding PLP-dependent aminotransferase family protein, with protein sequence MPSPNIPADSALLSSPLARGPGALPRQRQLIQRLKQAILAGQLPAGGKLPSSRSLSEDLAISRNTVLIAYEQLTAEGYVVADRQGTRVAPLSAPLSASLSTARLPSAARTAKRALPPAPATATRLSRIVATRAPSDSSLPLTPGTPALTQFPLNAWRRAQERALHAAPAATLGYGHPIGEPALREAIAQYLRVSRGVHCDASRIIITEGAQGALALCVQLLTNPGDTAWLEDPGYRGAKSAFHAGDLSVVAMRVDADGIVIPEDAWRTQPPRLIQTTPTHQYPTGAVLSVARRLDLLERARRAGAWIIEDDYDSEFRHQGEPIAAMQGLVSNAPVLYVGTFSKTLFPALRLGFLVLPEALAQTALPSVVEMLRGGHRLEQLTLAAFIDNGQFSRHLGRMRRLYRDRQSALREALAAHLRVNHEVLGGHSGLHLTVRLPPDISDHAIVAQARQAGMNPSALSSFAITPRPEDNGLVIGYGNTSADHFPTMIKRLGDFARQARR encoded by the coding sequence ATGCCAAGCCCGAACATTCCCGCCGACAGCGCCCTGCTATCCAGCCCGCTTGCGCGTGGCCCCGGCGCGCTGCCCCGCCAGCGTCAGCTTATTCAGCGCTTGAAGCAAGCCATCCTGGCCGGACAATTGCCGGCCGGCGGCAAGCTGCCATCGTCGCGCTCGCTGTCCGAAGACCTGGCCATTTCGCGCAACACGGTGCTGATCGCCTATGAGCAATTGACGGCCGAAGGCTATGTCGTTGCCGACCGCCAGGGCACGCGCGTTGCTCCCCTGTCGGCGCCGCTGTCGGCGTCCTTGTCCACGGCTCGCCTGCCTTCAGCGGCCCGCACCGCCAAGCGCGCCTTGCCCCCTGCTCCGGCCACCGCCACGCGCCTGTCGCGCATTGTGGCCACGCGCGCGCCCAGCGACAGCTCGCTGCCGCTGACGCCGGGCACGCCGGCCCTGACCCAATTTCCCCTGAACGCCTGGCGCCGTGCGCAAGAGCGCGCCCTGCACGCCGCGCCCGCCGCCACGCTGGGCTACGGCCACCCGATAGGTGAACCCGCGCTGCGCGAAGCCATCGCCCAGTATCTGCGCGTGTCGCGGGGCGTGCACTGCGACGCCTCGCGCATCATCATCACCGAAGGCGCCCAAGGCGCCTTGGCCTTGTGCGTGCAATTGCTGACCAACCCGGGCGACACGGCCTGGCTGGAAGACCCCGGCTATCGCGGCGCCAAGTCGGCCTTTCATGCTGGTGATCTGAGCGTGGTGGCCATGCGTGTGGACGCCGACGGCATCGTCATCCCCGAAGACGCCTGGCGCACGCAACCGCCGCGCCTGATCCAGACCACGCCCACGCACCAATACCCCACGGGCGCCGTGCTGTCGGTGGCGCGCAGGCTGGACTTGCTGGAACGCGCGCGGCGCGCGGGCGCATGGATCATCGAAGACGATTACGACAGCGAATTCCGCCATCAGGGCGAACCCATCGCCGCCATGCAGGGGCTGGTGTCCAACGCGCCCGTGCTGTACGTGGGCACCTTCAGCAAGACGCTGTTCCCTGCCTTGCGGCTGGGCTTTCTGGTGCTGCCCGAGGCGCTTGCGCAGACGGCGCTGCCTTCGGTCGTTGAGATGCTGCGCGGCGGCCATCGGCTGGAACAACTGACCCTGGCCGCCTTCATCGACAACGGCCAGTTTTCGCGCCACCTGGGCCGCATGCGGCGACTGTACCGCGACCGGCAATCTGCCTTGCGCGAGGCGCTGGCCGCCCATTTGCGCGTGAATCACGAGGTGCTGGGCGGGCACAGCGGGCTGCATCTGACGGTGCGCCTGCCCCCCGACATTTCGGATCACGCCATCGTGGCGCAGGCGCGGCAAGCGGGCATGAACCCCAGCGCGCTATCGTCGTTCGCCATAACGCCGCGCCCCGAAGACAACGGCCTGGTCATCGGCTACGGCAACACCAGCGCCGACCACTTCCCCACCATGATCAAACGGCTGGGGGACTTTGCGCGCCAGGCACGCCGCTAA
- a CDS encoding DUF72 domain-containing protein — translation MPKRHPSGGAGPIIRVGIGGWTYAPWRGAFYPEGLPHARELEYASQRLTAIEINGTYYSTQKPATFAKWRDETPDGFVFSLKASRYATNRRELAGAKDSILRFVNSGIAELGPKLGPVVWQFAPTKTFNAEDFGAFLALLPDKVDGLPLRHVLDVRHPSFACEEYLDLARRHQAATVYTDSEDFPSIADRTADFVYARLMRASTAFRAGYAPKVLDAWAERLRTWARGADPADLPRIGQPPPGAARPQDVYAFFINGAKERAPAAARAMIERL, via the coding sequence ATGCCGAAGCGTCATCCGTCCGGAGGGGCAGGCCCCATCATCCGAGTCGGCATCGGCGGCTGGACCTACGCCCCCTGGCGCGGCGCCTTCTACCCGGAAGGCCTGCCCCACGCGCGCGAACTGGAATACGCCAGCCAGCGGCTGACCGCCATTGAAATCAACGGTACCTACTACAGCACGCAAAAGCCGGCCACCTTCGCCAAGTGGCGCGACGAGACGCCGGACGGCTTTGTCTTTTCGCTGAAGGCATCGCGCTACGCGACCAACCGGCGCGAACTGGCGGGCGCGAAAGACTCTATCTTGCGTTTCGTGAACAGCGGCATCGCCGAGCTGGGCCCCAAGCTGGGGCCGGTGGTGTGGCAGTTTGCCCCCACCAAGACTTTCAACGCCGAGGATTTCGGCGCGTTCCTGGCGCTGCTGCCCGACAAGGTCGATGGCCTGCCGCTGCGCCACGTGCTGGACGTGCGCCACCCCAGTTTCGCCTGCGAGGAATACCTGGATTTGGCCCGCCGCCACCAAGCCGCCACGGTCTACACAGACAGCGAAGATTTTCCGTCCATCGCCGACCGCACCGCCGACTTTGTCTACGCACGTTTGATGCGCGCCAGCACCGCGTTCAGGGCGGGCTATGCGCCCAAGGTGCTGGACGCCTGGGCCGAACGCCTGCGCACCTGGGCGCGGGGGGCCGATCCGGCCGACCTGCCCCGCATCGGCCAACCGCCGCCTGGGGCGGCCCGCCCGCAGGACGTTTATGCCTTTTTCATCAACGGGGCGAAGGAACGCGCACCGGCGGCGGCGCGCGCCATGATCGAACGGCTGTAG
- the gorA gene encoding glutathione-disulfide reductase, with protein MAFDFDLFVIGAGSGGVRAARFAAGYGARVAVAESRYLGGTCVNVGCVPKKLLVYGAHYSEDFEQAHGFGWTTGKPSFDWATLIANKNREIERLNGIYRNLLVNSGVTLLEGHARIVDPHTVEINGQRHTAANILVATGGWPSVPDIPGKEHAITSNEAFFLPALPRRVLVVGGGYIAVEFASIFNGMGAQTVQAYRGPLFLRGFDQGVREHLRDELTKKGVDLRFFTDLARIDKQPDGSLAATLKDGSVIETDCVFYATGRRPMLDNLGLENTGVKLREDGFIEVDDEYRTAEPSILAIGDVIGRVPLTPVALAEGMAVARRLFRPEEYRKVDYKLIPTAVFSLPNIGTVGMTTEEAREAGHEVKLFESRFRPMKLTLTESQEKTLMKLIVDAKTDRVLGVHMVGPDAGEIIQGIAVALKAGATKQVFDDTIGIHPTAAEEFVTLRTPVAQ; from the coding sequence ATGGCATTCGATTTTGATCTGTTTGTGATCGGCGCGGGCTCGGGCGGCGTGCGCGCGGCGCGCTTTGCCGCGGGCTATGGCGCGCGCGTGGCCGTGGCGGAAAGCCGCTACCTGGGCGGCACCTGCGTCAACGTGGGCTGTGTGCCCAAGAAGCTGCTGGTCTACGGCGCCCATTACAGCGAAGACTTCGAGCAGGCCCACGGCTTTGGCTGGACCACGGGCAAGCCGTCCTTCGACTGGGCCACGCTCATCGCCAACAAGAACCGCGAAATCGAGCGCCTTAACGGCATTTACCGCAACTTGCTGGTCAATAGCGGCGTGACGCTGCTGGAAGGCCATGCCCGCATCGTCGACCCGCATACCGTCGAGATCAACGGCCAACGCCACACCGCCGCCAACATCCTGGTGGCCACGGGCGGCTGGCCCAGCGTGCCAGACATTCCGGGCAAGGAACACGCCATCACCTCCAACGAGGCCTTCTTCCTGCCGGCGCTGCCGCGTCGCGTGCTGGTGGTGGGCGGCGGCTACATCGCCGTGGAATTCGCCTCTATTTTCAATGGCATGGGCGCGCAAACCGTCCAGGCCTATCGCGGCCCCTTGTTCCTGCGCGGCTTCGACCAGGGCGTGCGCGAGCATCTGCGTGACGAGCTCACGAAGAAGGGCGTAGACCTGCGCTTTTTCACTGACCTTGCCCGTATCGACAAGCAGCCCGACGGCTCGCTGGCGGCCACGCTGAAGGACGGCTCGGTGATTGAGACCGACTGCGTGTTCTACGCCACCGGACGCCGGCCCATGCTGGACAACCTGGGCCTGGAGAACACCGGCGTCAAGCTGCGTGAAGACGGCTTTATCGAGGTGGACGACGAATACCGCACGGCCGAGCCTTCCATTCTGGCCATTGGCGACGTGATCGGCCGCGTGCCGCTGACGCCGGTGGCGCTGGCCGAAGGCATGGCCGTGGCGCGCCGCCTGTTCCGCCCCGAGGAATACCGCAAGGTTGACTACAAGCTGATTCCGACCGCCGTGTTCAGCCTGCCGAACATCGGCACGGTGGGCATGACCACCGAAGAAGCGCGCGAGGCCGGCCACGAGGTCAAGCTCTTCGAAAGCCGGTTCCGGCCGATGAAGCTGACGCTGACGGAATCGCAGGAAAAGACGCTGATGAAGCTGATCGTGGACGCCAAGACGGACCGCGTGTTGGGCGTGCACATGGTGGGCCCGGATGCCGGCGAGATCATCCAGGGCATCGCCGTGGCGCTGAAGGCGGGCGCCACCAAGCAGGTGTTTGACGACACCATCGGCATTCACCCCACGGCCGCCGAAGAGTTCGTGACGTTGCGCACGCCGGTCGCGCAATAA
- a CDS encoding LysE family translocator, giving the protein MPDLTHLLTFALVSLGMVLTPGPNMIYLVSRSISQGARAGLISLGGVAVGFIFYVCCAAFGITALLLTVPMAYDALRIGGALYLLYMAWQAIRPGGRSPFQVRELPKSSARTLFTMGLVTNLLNPKIAVMYVSLLPQFIQPDHGSVFTQSIALGMTQVMISLSVNAVIAITAGSIAGFLAGRPLWMVIQRWLMGTVLAGLAVRMLMDTRR; this is encoded by the coding sequence ATGCCTGACCTGACCCATCTTTTGACGTTTGCCCTGGTTTCCCTGGGCATGGTGCTGACCCCCGGCCCGAACATGATCTACCTGGTGTCGCGCTCGATCTCCCAAGGCGCGCGCGCTGGCCTGATTTCGCTGGGCGGCGTGGCGGTCGGGTTCATCTTCTATGTCTGTTGCGCGGCCTTCGGCATCACGGCCTTGCTGCTGACAGTGCCCATGGCCTATGACGCGCTGCGTATCGGCGGCGCCCTGTATCTGCTGTACATGGCCTGGCAGGCCATCCGGCCGGGCGGCCGTTCGCCGTTCCAGGTGCGTGAGCTGCCCAAGAGCAGCGCGCGCACCTTGTTCACGATGGGCCTGGTCACCAACCTGCTCAACCCCAAGATCGCGGTGATGTATGTGTCACTGCTGCCGCAGTTCATCCAGCCCGACCACGGCAGCGTGTTCACGCAGTCGATTGCCTTGGGGATGACGCAAGTGATGATCAGCCTGTCGGTCAATGCCGTCATCGCCATCACCGCGGGCTCCATCGCCGGCTTCCTGGCGGGGCGCCCCTTGTGGATGGTGATACAGCGCTGGCTGATGGGAACCGTGCTGGCCGGCCTGGCCGTGCGCATGCTGATGGACACGCGCCGCTGA